CAAACATCATCTTACAAGAACGACAGGAAAAAcaaatattatttgatttttaacaAACTAAACCATATACTTCTCGTCATATTCTACGAACCCTCTTCAATCATGTACAATCGAAATTGACACACTTCAAAATAGACCAACTGTAAATACAAAGTACTGTAGAATTTCATACTCTCATGAGCTGCTGGATGAAACGAGTTACGTCTTTCCCTGAAATTGGAATGGACTTAATGCTGCTCCCAATAACATAACCATCTGCAACAGGCACAACATGAGTAGCCCCATCTCCCACGTCCACTACAACTCCTGTCATCTCACACTAAGGAAAGTATTgaagaataagaaaaacaaGAAATCTCAAACAACTACTCGATTTTGTGGTATAATGTTCATCCTATTGCCCCACATGGCTCGTTGCGGACAGTCGGAATGGCATTAGTCATGACTAAATATTCAATCTCAAGAAAACATAAAAAGTGGGTTAAATATATGGAATCAAtctgaaaaggaaaaaagaagaatGCCGAACTTCCCAAATTGATGACTACATATTACTCTTTGGCAATCATCTCCCCTCTTATTAGAACTATCCTCAGCTCAAAAATGTCACCGAATCAATGATTCATATTGTGCGAAGTTAATATATGCATCTAGAGATTAACTCAACTATTGATTACTTCATCTCACACATCACACAAAAACTTCACTAAAAGTCATATAATCCCAAATCTCACTCAATCTTAACAAGTTACTCATAATTTCAACACAATCAATCCCTAAATTTCAAGGAAGAAACAAAAGCATTCACATTCCAAGACTCAGCACCAACCTTGGATGTAGTGTATCCAGCAGCCAAAGCAAGCACAGGCTGCACGGCGATATAGAGGCCCGGAACATTAAATGTCTCGAACATGATCTCTCCGGTGTACTCCCGACTCTCCGGTGCAGTCAAGGCGCTCTCCGTCAAGCAGAAGTAGTGATCCTCTGGATCGCACCGTAGATAGTTAAATATACAGTGCTGCCAGAACCTCTCCATTGAATCCCAATTATCCACCTTCCCTTGCTTAATGGGATAGCTCAAATTGTAAGTGGTGCTAGATTTAGATCTAGACAACGCCTCTTCTCCTATATAGAAATCGAGATCCGCCATCACCCCTGCATTGTGCTGCCCCAGCCAATTGTTGCTCTTGCTAGAACTCGGCCGCGGCTGGTTCAAGAACGAGTTGTTTAACGCAACAACAGTCGGAACTATGAAGCACGGCTCCACATTTCCGGCAAATCCCATTTTAGTATACCTGCAGGCGATCAAAACCCAGCAGAGGCGAGTGAGAAAAGACTCAATCTTTTAGCAAAAACCAGATCAAAAACGCAAGTCAACACAATTGGACTCATTGACGCATTTCATCAAACAGATTCACTGCAATTTCAAGAAGGGGAAAGAAAGGAGCAACTGAAATCCATCAACTTACCCAGTGCCATTGTCGATTACCACAGCAGGGCGCGAGGCGGCGGACTCCATTAATTAGCTCGTGAGGAAACAATCCTACTTGCGAGAATTTGGAGGAGAGAAAAGATCATGGTCGTTGAAATACGTCAACGGCGTTTGGTGGGAATGAGCTTGACTTCTCAACTCCGGGTTGGTGCAGCAACAAACAAATctagaaattaaagaaatagtCGCGAAATTCATCACCCAGTGAAAAGCAGCCAGCTTTCAGCTCGTATATATGAAATTGATGGCGAAGATTTCAATTTTCAGgagaaacaagaaaagaaaaaaacaaaagggaccattttcttttattttccgAATTCTAGCAATCAAACAAGCAACGGTTGAATTCGGAATTAATTGTTGTTGCTCGAATTCGGATGGTGAAAAGAGAATGTTACACAGTGAGTTGGTCGGCTATACGGATTTTGGAGTTATgaattacatatatatagatactcTGCTTTTTCTCATTACATTACAGGAAAGCAAATTTGAGTTCTTGACTTCACTATATGTGGCCACTGTTGTGTTCGTATTTGtttaatcaaaacacaaaatttgaaaattaaattatatattcattaaatataaaaatattattaataaatatagtatattttttaattttgaggaAAAAAGGAAGCTTAGATTAATTTAAATCACGATGAACAATATCTGCGAGTCCCGGAGGAAAGCCGGATCTCCAGATCATTACATCAACAACAGAAATAACAACATTTGCCAGAAAATGGGCCGCTCTATTAACTTCCCGACGAGCATGTTTAAAATCAAGAACAATATTCTCCTTCGCATGGACGAAAGCATCATAATTAGATCATCGCATAATGAGTCCATCCACTTCGTCTTCTCACTCAAAACATGAACCGCAAAAAGGGAATCGGTAAAGACTACAACAGAAATCATGCTCTAAACAAAATTCAATCCCCAACAAGATAGCATGAAGCTCCCCCATGAGAGTAGTCTCCATTCGACCTATACATCGAGCCACCGCAGCATGCACGTTCACTTAAAAAATTCTGATAATAAAACCCACCCCTACCAGGTGACCATcagcagggacggagccaggaatttagTTCGGGGGGGCTGAAcctgtacgggggttcgggggcggtagcccccgagaaaaatttttttgggcattcagtatatttaaggtatttttttattaaaatacgagcataatactaataataacgaacaatattttcatagattatatagtttcaatatatcacaaaacttttttttggaaattccgtatatttaagacattttttattaaaaggcaagcataataataataataacaaacaacatgtccatagattatatattttctatatattacaaattagtttcaatacattataattttttttagcatttcatacatattaggcattttttattaaaagacaagtataatagtaataataacaaacaatatttcatagatcatatagttttaaaaaataaaattatccttaaattaagtatatatgagagaatataataaccaaatactcttttataaaacaaaattattttataataggtataaacatatatctatatatttaaaaaaaaaaaaaaaactcaaaatttgggagggggctctagcccccctggctccgtccctgaccATCAGCATAGATAGAAACATCCACGTGGAAACATCCACGGTGCAGTGGCACCCACCGTCTATCGCCCTTCTTCGATAGCAAGGTCAGTTGCGAATCCGATCATAGTTGCGCCTCCTGAATAtagatatatgtgtatatatcaTCAGCTTTGATCAAAATCTAAATTTAATATGAACttaaaaaattctatttttatacaCCAACTTTAATATTCCTTGTTCAATTCTTACACGGATTTGTTCTCCGATgatgtaaaaaaaatacatggcAATGATGCGTTTCAAATGACGCGTGGATAATTAGAACGACGTCGTATAAGTTAACGACCGATTTGATGTTCTAAACACTATCCATCGTTGTGGAATGTTCTAACACTGTGAAAGGCCCTGCCCTGTGATGAGTCTAGCGCATGTGAAGGGTCTAGCCTTGTACAGTGCCCCAGCCCTGTACTCAGTACACCTGGCTTATCAGCCTTGTCACTTAATCATCTTTGATTCatgggttattagcctgtaaatacacgaactttttatattttctgaaatttaacatgacttttatttttagcccacaaatacacgaacttagtattttttctgatttttgacatcgacatgaaaaaactctatttattgttgaggtggaggccGGAATACATGATGTGGACTAtgaaatatgcacttgaatagagtaatttgattcattattttgattagagagtgaatgacatggtatacCGGCCTTCACGCTAATAGtaaactagaatttttttttatcgatgtcaaaaatcagaaaaaatgctaagttcgtgtatttgtgggctaaaaataaaagtcgtgttaaatttcagaaaatataaaaagttcgtgtatttacaggctaataacccttgATTCATTACACAAGTGTCGTTGAAGGTTGAACAGAGTTGTTGCGTATATTACTCCTTATCAGATATTAACAACCaaatttcgatcgttaaaaaatactatataatatatatatatatatatatatatatatatatatatgtatagggggccgctccaatgagaccccctaattttagtgagatctagggtacgatctggtgcgtttattttatcaatcctatggctgatattgtatctggaggaaaaattttttttgcagggttcgaatcctggagggagcaaaatattttaaattttattattcattagtatatactgcattgttcatcagtatatactgtcttgttcattagtatatatgtcttattcattaacaattttttaaattttgtttttcaccagtatatacatcttgttcgttaggtataagttttgttcattagtattatatgtcttattcattgtcctagtgtttcacgaaaaatagggggtctcactggagcgcgcccctatatgtatatgtatatattaaagataaaaaatttgatcgctaaaacattttaaaaaaaattaatcgtGAAACGATCGTAAACAGATCGGTATAGCCGCTAATTTAACAACGACCAAAAATTTCGATCGTCAATTTCGGCCGTTAGATGTGTTTTTTCTAGTAGTGTATATACATGTTGCATTCTTTTctttaaaagaatatatatcatatatgttGTATTAGATTACATAAATGGAATAAGTAATTATgtttaaaaatacataaatatttactcaatttttgattttgcacaagaattaaaagttatttttaaatttaaaaactttcaattgtttatatttttcacaCAATTGTCAATTTTCGGCAAATTAATGCCATTGCGACTAGCTGAAGACGTAGACATCCAAATATGTTGTTTAGTAAATCGGTCGTTTAAATCATGTAGATATTTCAACCGTCCATCTCAATATTAGCTGAAGGGTCAATCAAGAACCatgtaaaaaatcaaaataatttaaaattatagtgTATTTTTAAATCGAATTTTTAGTTAGGGTACAAAACCAAAATTACTCCGACTTTAAATCAAAATGGGAGACTTATCTAGTCTACTCTACACAAGACATTGAAAAGAAATAACAAGACACGTAAGAAAATTGATGGGTTCCCAAATTAATTTCCTAAagttttttatgtttaatttcaTATGTCAAATATAGCAACGGTGCAAAGATAATTTTGCATTGCATGCATGCATGAGTGGATAATCCGCAACatccgccgcctccaccgccgcctccgcccTATATGACCCCTCCTTCCGCCACCTCTCCACCACCGCAACACACATCTCCACGCGAGCTGCGATATTCtcttgaaaaaacacaaaaaagattaggaaaaaaaattaaaaaaattctaaaaaaaaagaaaaaaaaaatacttactaCTCTTAATTCTGTGTAAATTCAAAGGCAAAAATGGCAAAGCAACAAATCATTGTCGTCGTTGCCTTCGTCACCTTCTTCGCAGCCGTGGGGATGCAAGCGACCGCCCAAGAACCCAACATTCCCGCCGCCGCAGCCAACATcgcccccgccgccgccgccgcggggGTGGACCCTAACGCGGTGGTCGGCGCTCTCAACAATGCGGCCAAGGACGCCGCTCCCGTCGGTGGGCCCATTCCCGAAGGAGTCTTCAAGAACCTCGCCCCGCCCGCGGGAGGCTCGCCAGCGGGCGGGGCCTCGGCCCTCGGAACCAACGCCGCCGCGGCTGGCGCGGCAGTCGCCGCCGGCGTTGTTGGCTCCTTTTTCTTCTACTAAATCTGTGAGCGgggaataatatatatatatatatatatatatatatatatatatgtatggtcggataataataataataataataaataaataaataaataaaaagaaaaaaaaatataatatcattttctgcttttattttattattgatcaTTGATTAAGTGATCATTTCTCTCAGAAGCTGACAATTCACACGTTTGCGATTGGTGGATTGAGCTCTGTAAGGAACAAATCATTTATTTTCTAGtagtagattttttttattgtttatatatattgtatttagatatagagataaaggatttcttttcctttttgtcaaaagaaGGAATTGACTTCACCTATTATAGTGTTATTTCCCAGTGCAATGGATGGATGTTTGTCTTATATCTTGagctgttatttttttttattattaggaGTTgtatattaaaagaaattaaaaataaccATGATCATGCAAGGTGAAATGATGAGATATAGAAATACCTgaacatataataataattaaaggtATGTGTTCCTTTAAAaaagctaaataaataaattaattaaaggtATGTATGTTTATCAACTATATATAACTTGTAATAACCGAGTatgatattataatataaatgaTGGAAATACAATTTTACGTGGACCTtaaatatattgaaaatatataatgcAAAGTACCAATACACACTTGAATTATAGAGTATTTGTGTATTTTTCATATTAAATTAGACATTATACTCATTTTTCATTAGCACACCATGTGAATGCACTATGActcaattataattataattaagaataaaagaaaccattcactacaagaattcaGCTCATAGACAACATAATATAGACAACATGCTTCTAAACCTGTTGTCTAATATGactatagacaacggtttttgaaaaaccgttgtctatttatggcggtcatagacaacgattctgaaaaccgttgtctattataactatagacaacggtttttggaaaaaccgttgtctatttatggcggtcatagacaacgttttgaaaaccgttgtctatttatgaccgccctaaatagacaacAGTGCTCCAAAAACCATTGTCTATTAGAGAATAGACAATGATTTTCAAAggcgttgtctatgaccgccctaaatagacaacGTTTTTTCCAAATCCGTTGTCTtctttcactaattttttttactatttttctctctatttttttctttaatttttttatgaacatcatcaatttttttttatgaacatcatcaaatttaattcataaaaaaatacttaatactacatcttaaatttaagttcgtgaaaaaatctttaatatggtataaaaatcataaaaaaatgaataaattatgaaaaaacaaaattaaaaatattttattttttttctctttattaacattttataattttttatttatatttgtgtatgcaaatattaatttatttattatcacgCTTAATActttgtaataataataatgataatatgtaatgtcaattttcattattaaataatttaaatttatttaataactataattatcattatacttaatacaaaattgaaaatatatgtttcaaatctaatattttaataagtaATTGATAtggattatttaattttatttaattttattattaaaacatatttttaatttgtttatattttagttttatcaatatttttttaatatataaacatgtcatttaatttcaatgtttGCCGTGCATTTCACGAATGGACATTctagtatttaattaattacataacagtttttaccATCAACATACAAAATTACTCtacaaaattaattcaaaatccAAATAAGTAGTGAAATGTTGAATTTCTTATTTCCATCACTCAGATTCCCAAAATATATTCACCAATCACCACCATCTCAATTTCAGTTCAAAAAATTCTCCTATCTTAATTACAGTCATAGAATTTGATGCAAGATatagtatataaataaattattactaaTTCGGGCGTTTAATTATACAATGTCAAATTTTGTGGGCTTCCACTATTACATACAACACTCGATGTTGGAGCCATTCAAGCAATAACTCCCACATTCACATTTCTTTAATCatacaatatttaaataacccaacaataatatatagtagaaaaataaattaatgtgaGTATTAAAAAGCAGACATTCCTTGCCCATTTTTTTATTCGATTTTCACCCATTTGTTGTGCACCACTCAGTAAAATCCCAATCCATCTCAAACTCAAAGGCCGCGTTTGAATTCTACCTTGAGTCTTTCTAGaattgtagagagagaaaacaGAGAGAGAAGGGGTTTTTCAGAGAGAAAACCCCTGGAGAGACTCCTTCGCCGCCTCTTCTCTCTACGGCGCTAGGCGATTTGTCGGCGCCGCCCCTTCCCCCTTTGCCTCAGTCGATCCGGCGCCGCCTCTTCCCCTGCCTCAATCAGTCCGGCGCCGCCCCTTCCCCCTTTGCCTCAGTCGATCTCGACCCGACAACCGCCGTTCTAAGCCTCAGGCCTACCCTCATCTCTCAAAAATCGACGTGAACAAGAAAGCCCTAACTCTTCCTCTTAAATCTGAACTCGTCGTCGCCGTGGTTCCGGAATATCAGGCGACGTTGTCGCCCCAAGGCCGCCTGAATTCTCCCCCAAGGCCGACATTGCTCAGATTTAGGGGAGGTCGCTCAAAATTGAGCCTTAATTTTCCCCCTTCCAGATCGAGCCCTAGCTCTTCTCCTGCCGATTCAGTTTTGCCGTTGCCGCCGCGTGTAGAATGCCTGTGAATCGGCGTCCTCCCATCTCTCTACACACGAAGTCTGAAGTCAAAGCCGGCTGCTCCTCTCTCTCCTGTAACGGACTAATCGCTGCCGCTTCCGCTACGGTGGAGTCGTCGGGTTCGAGCCACGCCTTTGCTGTTGTTCTCGGACTCCACCGAGGCAGCAAGAGCTGTCGTCATCATCTTCGTCTCAGCTCGGCTGAACAGGGCAGTCAGCCTTCCCTCCTCCCAAAGCTAAGTTAATCTATAGCTCTATTGTGCATTTTCGATTTTCCTATAATGGTTATGCAATAAATAGCACTAAGCACTAAACCCTTACTGGGATTGAGGCAATCTTGTGTAGTGATGACCTTCAGGTGGCATCAGAGGATGTTGTTTATGACTTGGTGCTGAAGTGGTCCCGATTCCATTATCAAAAGCTGGAGAAGCGTCGGGACATCCTATGTTCACAATTGGGTGGCTATATCCATTACCCGTACATGACGTGGCTAATATGTAATGTTGGATGAAATTTGTTTGAATGTAATATTAGATTAATAATGTAATGTAGGAtgatgatgtttggattctAATGTAATGTAGGGATGATGATGTTGGATTCTAATGTAATGTAGGGATGATGATGTTAGattataatgtatgaattttattattaatttatgtatttttagcTTTTCTTATTATGTTTTTAGATTTACtgaaatataaattgaaaaagcaggaaattttaaatataaatacaaaatcaaaACTATAATAtagaatagacaacggtcaagaacttgttgtatataagagaatagacaacggatTATCAGTCGTTGTCtatcagagaatagacaacgaGTTTTCTCATGTTGTCTATCACAGAATAGACAACAGACACTAAGACGTTGTCTATGAGAGAATAGACAACAGTGTAGAAACCGTTGTCtatcagagaatagacaacggtctagaacccgttgtctatgaccgccccaCAATAGACAATACTCTCATTTACAACAGTTGATTTTGTAATAGACAACGGATTCTGACCGTTGTCTATTAgcgttttttttgtagtgattcaatcattttgaaaataaataaattatagagCGCCcatttgtatattttatttttattaaattagtcATTATATTATTTTTCGTTAGCGCGCTACAATACATCTGAATGCACTATGAATTAATCAAGTATAATTAAGAACAAAGAAACCATTCAATCAttccaaaaataattaaataaatggtTAATCATATTTTGTGTTCTAAACTTTCGTTTCAAAAACTTCAACTTtcatcgttttttttttttttttttttttaatattttgctATACAAAGTCCAACGACATAATAATGAGATATATTATCGTATTTTTAGGTGGAACAATATCTTTTTATTGGGTAAAgtcgaaaaataaaatttcacccaaAAATCATAAGAATTCGATGGAATGATTTATTGTTTTGACGGCAAATTTTGTACaaggaaatattttttttgatatataatttttttgagatttttaataaaatttggtgATAATTTCTaagtaattattaaaaattgagaacacaaaataaaattaatgtataaataaataaattatttattaaaaataacacCTACAAACACAATATTTACAGTAGTGCCACTGACTCTGAAAGTGAAGTAAACTAGGGCACAGAATCTATTCATAAATCTTCGACAAAAATCTCAAATCACTCTTCTTCCCTCCACTCTTCATCCCCATTTTCCGATTCGGATCCGCATAGAGATCCGACCCGCTTGCCCGAACCCAGACAATGGCGCTGGCGTTCGACGAGTTCGGCCGCCCCTTCATCATCATACGGGAGCAGGAGCAGAAAACCAGATTGCGCGGCCTCGATGCGCAGAAGGCCAACATCGCCGCCGGCAAAGCGGTGGCGCGGATCCTCCGAACCTCCCTAGGCCCCAAAGGCATGGATAAGATGCTCCAGAGCCCCGACGGCGAGGTCACCATAAGTAAGCACTCGCTCTTAGTTGAACTCTTAGGGTTTTGGACTAATTTTTGTTCCTTTTGGTTAAAGTCTTAGGGTTTTGGATAATTTTGGTAGCTTCGTGCAACGTTCAGCTTCAATTTTGTGAGATTGTGTGTAAAAATTGTTTCTTTTGGTTTCAGCAAATGATGGTGCGACGATCTTGGAGCAGATGGATGTTGACAATCAGATTGCTAAGCTCATGGTTGAGTTGTCGCGGAGTCAGGACTATGAGATTGGCGACGGGACGACTGGAGTTGTTGTGATGGCGGGTGCGCTTCTAGAGCAAGCGCAGAAGCTTCTGGAACGTGGAATTCACCCTATTCGGGTTGCGGAGGGATACGAACTGGCTTCGAGGATTGCCTTTGATCATTTGGAGCGTATAGCgcataaatttgaatttagcGCAGCAGATGAGGAGCCTTTAATCCGGACTTGTATGACTACTTTATCCTCTAAGATGTAAGTGTTGTTTGTGGGCATATCATATTCTTGTTGTCGTTATCAAATTTCCAATAGTAGTATGTTTGCGGAGTAATGTGAGCTCTAGTGAAGTGTTTATATATCAGGAGTTCCAGATCCGAGCTATGTGGGTTGTAGAGTTTGTGGTTGTTAAAATATTGTCTTTGCGAATTAGCTGTGAGAAAGCTTAAAAACATATTTTGATGAGTTTTTCTGAAGCAAACATCTCTGTCTCCTTTTTACTGCTGCTTTCGAGAATGAAATTTATTTCTTGTTTTTTGTGTTTTGAGGAATTTTGAAGATGATATTATTGTCTAGATGGTGCGGAATGTGCTTGATGGACTTTGGGTTTCACTCTATTAATGAACTATTGGGATCCCTTGTGCTGATTTTGATTTGTTTCGGTATTGTCAAATGTGTGTTGCAGAGTGAATAGGTGCAAACGCAGTTTGGCTGAGATTGCAGTCAAAGCGGTGCTGGCTGTTGCGGATTTAGAGAGGAAGGATGTCAATCTAGACTTGATTAAAGTAGAAGGGAAAGTAGGTGGGAAGCTAGAGGATACAGAACTAATATATGGGATTGTTGTAGACAAAGACATGAGCCATCCCCAGATGCCGAAGCAGATTGAGGATGCAAAGATTGCAATTTTGACTTGCCCCTTTGAGCCTCCGAAGCCAAAGACTAAACATAAGGTCGATATTGATACTGTGGAAAAGTTCCAAACTTTACGTCAACAAGAGCAGAAGTACTTTGATGATATGGTTCAGAAATGCAAGGTAACCTGTTTCTGCATGATAGTTTGTTTGGTACAACATGTTGATCCTTGTGATGGTTGATTTATGATTTGTATATATCCTTGAACTTCGGTGTAATTTAAAGCCTTAATTTTTTACAGGATGTTGGGGCCACACTGGTGATCTGCCAATGGGGTTTTGATGATGAGGCAAACCACTTGCTGATGCACAGGAATTTGCCTGCTGTCCGATGGGTTGGTGGTGTGGAGCTAGAGCTGATAGCCATAGCCACAGGTTTTTGGCAATCCTGCAATTATATGAACTATTTTTTATACTTACGTAACTTTTTCTTGTTGGCATTTCTTACAATAATCTTTCTCAACTTTGTTATTAGGCGGGAGAATTGTGCCCAGATTTCAGGAGTTGACAACAGAAAAATTGGGCAAGGTAAGCTTCTACCGCATCATCTTTTGTTCTTTGTTCATACTTATCTTAGAAACCATGTGACTGAATATGTGATTACACATGCCAGGCTGGCTTGGTTCGAGAAAAAGCTTTTGGCACCACCAAGGATCGGATGATATATATTGAACACTGTGCGAATTCAAGGGCCGTGACCATATTTATACGTGGTGGTAGGTCTTCTTTCATTACTGTATTCTAGTTCTACATTTTGATATGATTTTAAATCTATCATTAGCTGAGCGGAGATTGTCCACGGTCAATTCATTACTTgttattttccatttttatcATGGGTTATATATTTTAACTATATGCTAGAACATGGTTATATAGATGGGCAAGTTCTTAGATGAGTGAGGACtcgaattgatgatttattaAACTCAGAATGTGTTTCTTGTTTCCTGACATGCTTTAGGTAACAAGATGATGATAGAGGAAACA
The genomic region above belongs to Salvia miltiorrhiza cultivar Shanhuang (shh) chromosome 5, IMPLAD_Smil_shh, whole genome shotgun sequence and contains:
- the LOC131025365 gene encoding actin-related protein 3-like isoform X2, encoding MESAASRPAVVIDNGTGYTKMGFAGNVEPCFIVPTVVALNNSFLNQPRPSSSKSNNWLGQHNAGVMADLDFYIGEEALSRSKSSTTYNLSYPIKQGKVDNWDSMERFWQHCIFNYLRCDPEDHYFCLTESALTAPESREYTGEIMFETFNVPGLYIAVQPVLALAAGYTTSKCEMTGVVVDVGDGATHVVPVADGYVIGSSIKSIPISGKDVTRFIQQLMRERGEHVPPEDSFDVARRVKEMYCYTCSDIVKEFNKHDKEPAKYIKQWRGTKPKTGAPYSCDIGYERFLGPEVFFNPEIYSSDFTTPLPDVIDKCIQSAPIDTRRSLYKNVVLSGGSTMFKDFNRRLQRDIKKIVDARGIASDARLVGEMKSQPVEVNVVSHPIQRYAVWFGGSVLASTPEFFTACHTKAEYEECGASICRTNPVFKGMY
- the LOC131025366 gene encoding uncharacterized protein LOC131025366; translated protein: MAKQQIIVVVAFVTFFAAVGMQATAQEPNIPAAAANIAPAAAAAGVDPNAVVGALNNAAKDAAPVGGPIPEGVFKNLAPPAGGSPAGGASALGTNAAAAGAAVAAGVVGSFFFY
- the LOC131025368 gene encoding T-complex protein 1 subunit epsilon, with protein sequence MALAFDEFGRPFIIIREQEQKTRLRGLDAQKANIAAGKAVARILRTSLGPKGMDKMLQSPDGEVTITNDGATILEQMDVDNQIAKLMVELSRSQDYEIGDGTTGVVVMAGALLEQAQKLLERGIHPIRVAEGYELASRIAFDHLERIAHKFEFSAADEEPLIRTCMTTLSSKIVNRCKRSLAEIAVKAVLAVADLERKDVNLDLIKVEGKVGGKLEDTELIYGIVVDKDMSHPQMPKQIEDAKIAILTCPFEPPKPKTKHKVDIDTVEKFQTLRQQEQKYFDDMVQKCKDVGATLVICQWGFDDEANHLLMHRNLPAVRWVGGVELELIAIATGGRIVPRFQELTTEKLGKAGLVREKAFGTTKDRMIYIEHCANSRAVTIFIRGGNKMMIEETKRSIHDALCVARNLIRNNSIVYGGGSAEISCSIAVEAAADKYPGVEQYAIRAFADALDAIPMALAENSGLQPIETLSAVKSQQIKENNTCCGINCNDVGTNDMREQNVFETLIGKQQQILLATQVVKMILKIDDVISPSEF